One Mus caroli unplaced genomic scaffold, CAROLI_EIJ_v1.1 scaffold_14332_1, whole genome shotgun sequence genomic window carries:
- the LOC110287894 gene encoding LOW QUALITY PROTEIN: vomeronasal type-2 receptor 116-like (The sequence of the model RefSeq protein was modified relative to this genomic sequence to represent the inferred CDS: inserted 1 base in 1 codon): MFIFMGVFFLLNITLLMANFIDPRCFWRINLDEVNNEPVGLTCTFILAAVQTPIEKDYFNKTLNVLKTTRNHKYALALVFAVYEINKNPDLLPNMSLIIRYTLGHCDGETVTPTPYLFNNKKKAXIPNYFCNEETMCSFLLSGPNWEVSLSIWKYLDSFLSPRLLQLTYGPFHSXFSDDEQYPYLYQMAPKDTSLALAMVSFILYFSWNWIGIVITDDGQGNQFLVELKKQSENKEICFAFVKMISVDEVSFPQNTEMYYNQISMSSTNVIIIYGETYNFINLIFRMREPPILQRIWITTIQWNFPTSKTDITHGTFYGSLTFLPHHGEISGFKKFVQTWFHLRNTDLYLVMPEWKYFNYEDSASNCKILKNNSSEASFDWLMEQKFDMTFSESSHNIYNAVHAIAHALHEMNLQQADNQAIDNGKGASSHCLKVNSFLRRIYFTNPLGDKVFMKQRVIMQDEYDIIHFVNLSQHLGMKMKLGKFSPYLPHGRHINFYLDMIELATGRRK, encoded by the exons atgttcattttcatGGGGGTCTTCTTCCTCCTTAATATTACACTTCTCATGGCCAATTTCATTGATCCCAGGTGCTTTTGGAGAATAAATTTGGATGAAGTAAATAATGAACCTGTGGGATTAACTTGTACTTTCATCCTGGCAGCAGTTCAGACACCCATTGAAAAAGATTATTTCAACAAGACTCTTAATGTTCT AAAAACAACTAGAAACCACAAATATGCTTTGGCATTGGTGTTTGCAGTGTATGAAATCAACAAAAATCCTGATCTTTTACCAAATATGTCTTTGATTATAAGATACACTTTGGGCCACTGTGATGGAGAAACTGTAACACCTACaccatatttatttaataataaaaaaaaag ctatCCCGAATTATTTCTGTAATGAAGAGACTATGTgttcctttctgctttcaggACCCAATTGGGAGGTATCTTTAAGTATCTGGAAGTACCTGGACAGCTTCTTATCCCCACGT CTCCTTCAGCTTACCTATGGACCTTTCCATTCTATNTTCAGTGATGATGAACAATATCCCTATCTCTATCAGATGGCCCCAAAGGACACATCTCTAGCATTGGCAATGGTCTCCTTCATACTTTACTTTAGCTGGAATTGGATTGGCATTGTCATCACAGATGACGGTCAAGGAAACCAATTTCTTGTAGAGTTAAAGAAACAGAGTGAAAACAAGGAAATTTGCTTTGCCTTTGTGAAAATGATCTCTGTTGATGAAGTTTCATTTCCACAAAACACTGAAATGTACTACAACCAAATTTCGATGTCATCCACAAATGTTATTATCATTTATGGAGAAACATACAATTTCATTAATTTGATCTTCAGAATGCGGGAAcctcccattttacagagaatATGGATCACCACAATACAATGGAATTTCCCTACCAGTAAGACAGACATAACTCATGGCACATTCTATGGATCACTTACTTTTCTACCACACCATGGTGAGATTTCTGGCTTTAAAAAATTTGTACAGACATGGTTCCATCTCAGAAACACAGACTTATATCTAGTAATGCCAGAGTGGAAATATTTTAACTATGAAGACTCAGCATCTAACTGTAAAATACTGAAGAACAATTCATCTGAAGCCTCATTTGATTGGCTAATGGAACAGAAGTTTGACATGACCTTTAGTGAGAGTAGTCATAACATATACAATGCTGTGCATGCCATAGCCCATGCCCTCCACGAGATGAATCTGCAACAGGCTGATAATCAGGCAATAGACAATGGAAAAGGAGCCAGTTCTCACTGCTTGAAG GTAAactcctttctaagaaggatctacTTCACTAATCCTCTTGGGGACAAAGTGTTTATGAAGCAAAGAGTAATAATGCAGGATGAATATGACATTATTCACTTTGTGAACCTCTCACAACACCTTGGAATGAAGATGAAGTTAGGAAAGTTCAGCCCATATTTACCACATGGTCGACACATTAACTTTTACTTAGACATGATTGAGTTggccacaggaagaagaaag